TATTTTGTATAATCATATTACAATTGCCTATTTCATTGCTTGGGAATATTAGGAGCGAGAGAGAGCTGACAATACTTATTTTGTTTATTGTGTTAGTGTAAGCAGGCTATCAAGTCTCGGTAACATACATTCGAGTTTGGATATGAAATTGGTGCGGACGCATACCTCCACTATCACAAATCATGACATACACTCTTCCTCTTAGGGAAGATGTTAAGAAGGGACCCCTCCTAAGTGCGATGGAGGCCACCTACCCAGGCCACGAGGCTTCTTGATCACCCATTGACCCTGTCCAGGACTCCAAGTAAGTATGTTTCCCAATATTTCTCCAAATCAATTTATGCCTATGTTGCTATTCTCATTTTTGTTTGTTGATTGACGTGGgacaatctctattatataagccaagagctGAGGGCTATTTCTTAACatcacttttcgtgtccccaatcAAAATGTCTAATACACCCTTCACACTTCACTGCAACAAGAACTCTTCGGCCTTCCCTCTCCCCTCCCGTtgtcttctctctcctccctccctGCAACACAAACCCTTTGCTCTCCCGTTCGTGTTCTTTGAATTTGGTTGTTTAATGccattgtgtttgaattttgattacatttttgtgttaattcttCGAATTTGGTTGTTTAATGCCATTGTGTTCGAATTTTGATTGCatttttgtgttaattcttTGAATTTGGTTGTTTTATGCCATTGTGTTCGAATTTTGATTGCATTTGTATGTTGATTCTTTGAATTTGGTTGTTTGAATTTGGGTTGAATTAGGTTGCATTCTGCTAACGCGGTTGCTCCCCTTGGGAGAATTAAGATTCTTTTTTCAGgttctttttcattttaatttgaaaagCGTGAACATCTTTCGTGTTAATTCCATTGCCAATTGCATTGTGTTCTTATTTGATTGATGAATTGGTTTCGAATGATTTTTGAATTGTTCCAATGCAAATTCATATTATCCTTTTCGATATGATTCTCATACGATTTATTAGGGTTATGTTTAGAGTTGTTTGCTCAGAGACGGTCCTGATGGATGGATGGAGTTGTTTGAAATGGATGTTCTGTCTGGATGGGATGTTTGTTTGAAATGAATGTTCTGTTTGCATTGTTAGATGATATTTTTAGCATTTTACGTTGCAATTGAATCTGggcatgtttgtttttgtgtttttgatcAGTAATTATAATCTAGTGTCAAGTTTATTACAATGCTTTCGTTTGAATTTTTGTAGAAATCTTTGCATTTCATTCTATTGATTTGATTTGACCATAATTTCTGACGATTTAATTTAACCAGAATACCCTGTTCGACCTGATCTTGGCTGCTAATTACCTGGACATCAAGAGTCTGCTGGACTTAACCTGCCAAACCGTGGCCGATATGATCAAAGGAAAAACCCCGGAGGAGATCAGGAAGATCTTCCATATCAAGAACGACTTCACCGAGAAAGAGGAGGCGGAGATTAGGAAGGAGAACCAGTGGGCCTTTGAATGATCCATCTTCATTGGAGCAGCCATTCACTACTAAGGTGATATTAAGCCTTTTCGACCTCCTTCCTCCACTTGAGCCCGAGGCATCATACACCGCGAAACCAATGACTTTGGTGACAAATGTATACTCAGGTAACTAATTGTACAAAACATCTATGTGAGTCTCTATGGGTAATGATTTTGAGGAGTAGTTATAGAGATAATTATCTAAATTAGTTGAAATATTGTCAGTAATGTGTGTAATATTGTTTAATTTTAAGGCAAATGAGCATAAAAATGACAAATTGGAAATTATACCCTGTTTCGGCAGTTAATGTTCTACTGAAAATTATACCCTGAAAGTTTGattatgttctaaaattatacCCTGTTTCGTCTAGATGTCAGGTATTTGGTAAGACATTACGATCCTGCTGTTATTTAACAAACAGCCTACTGTAAATTCAGTGTTGAAATGTTGATTAACCACCAGTCAACCATAGTTCAAGATTGGAGAAAAAAACCAGTAAATCAACCAAAAGTGTTTTTTGTTTTCCTGTTATTTTTTGGGATTTCGGTGTGATGCTTTGAAGCTGTTAGTTGTGATTCAGAAATTGTCTTCTCTTAATTCCTATAAATAGAAACTGCTGAATCATGCTAAAACCTAAGTTAACAGCTCCTTAGTTGAAGAAACAATCCGGCCTCTTGCTAATCTGCCTTTTCAATATAAATAGGCCCTCACCTTATAACTGGAAACGGGGTTGGGTTTAAACCAGAGATTTTAGACATGGATGTAATGGGTGCAGTTCTCGAGGTAAAATTTATGTTGTTTTGCTGTTTTTCCAACCATATCAAAGCTTACTTCTGTGTGCGAGTATTCTGAACACTTTCATCACATGTTTGCTTTGTTCTAATTAGGGTGCAAATAGTGGTGGTGAAATGGAGTCAGCCCaagagaaaaatcaaggattgAGAGACGCGGGAGCTATTTATGCCTTTGTTTAGGTTGAAAATAGAGAGCACAGCAGAGGAATGACAATGCATTGGTAATAATCTTTCTACATTTTAGCACTGTGTTTTTGCTAATTTTGTTGGATTGGAGATTTTTTTAgttatttttatgtttgttATGTTATTTAGGTGCGATGTGAGTACACCATGGCTAATTTTAGTACCAGAGATCGTGTGAGGAAACCAAAGGGAGAGAGGTTAGTGCATATTATGGAGTAGCTAATACATTTTTGGAACCTGTTAATCCTAGATGTATCATGAGCTTTATATCCATGTTCATTTGTGATTCGTGTTGTTGTTCAGGCATAACTCCTTCCACACAAAGTACCATTGCTTTAGATCTAATTATGGTGATTGTCTGTTAAGTGGTATATGCAGTACGAAATCTAATGAAGTACTAATACTTTCTTCTACCATTCATAGTATAGATTCCAATTGGAAAGAACATTTAGAAACGCCAAAAATAAAAACGGGAAGAATATTTagtaacggagggagtaattgattTGTGTTTAAGTTTTGTTTCCCAACCCATGGGGGCTAAAACCAGTGATCAAAATTgccggcaacttttgtgtaagaccgccttaccggaaagatcactttggttgcttaactaattggtttaattccttaactaataggttacattacttaattaattgattcaattgcttaactaattaatttctttgcttaactaattggttccagtgcttaactaattagttcaagtgcttaactaattggttcaagtgcttaactaattggttccattgcttaactaattggttccattgcttaacttatatgataccaatgtggtcttttgtgtaataccgccttatagaaaagtttgtaCAAAATTGCTGCCAAAAACCGAGCATTTTTGAGGCTGGGATGAGCAAGTCTGGTCTAAGAAATTAAAGGTTGAAATGTAATCTATAAATTGTAGCAGCATATGGGCCGATATAAAGATTCCTAATCGTATGCTTTAAGATTGAGCGGACTGTATGTTTTTTATTGGGCCATGTGTTTGGGTTTTTAATCAAAGCATCATAGTAAACGCGTGTTTGGAATATTTAATAAAGTTTCCTATTTTCTGTTTTATAATTCCAAGTCGGTTGATAAAATTTCCTATTTCCTATTTCCTAGTTTTGTAAGAATTAGGTATGTATGTTGTGTTGCATATTGCCTACGTACTATAAATACCCATCCTCATAACAGAAAATTTCTTGTATAAAAAACAGATAGATAATTAAGAGAGCTAACTAAATTAATGATATGGCGGTTCGAGTTTTGAACAAGAGAAGAAAGATATCAAGGAAATCAGTACAACAATTGCCAGCTGAAATCCTAGTTCAAATTGCGAGTAAACTTCCTGTTACTTCAATCCTCCAATGTTTTCAACGAAATAAGGATGGTTTTAACAACATTATTTCTGACCCACTTTTCCCTCTTTTATTCCATAATGATTATACTTCATCCCAAAATACATCTATCTTTGCTTATGATGCTTGCACCAACACCTCTACCTTGATTGACTACGACCATTATAACCACCACCTTACTGAATTCCGCATCAACGATTTCGATTATGTATATCGATTGGAAAAAAACACGTCAAGGACAATTTTAAGCAACTGTAATGTTGTAGGTAATTCTTGTAATGGATGGCTGTTGGTTTGTCTACTACTGAATTATCAAAATTCGGTGTCTGCCTCATTGCGCTTAGTGAATCCGATTACTAGATCTTGTGTTTTGCTTCCTGAAGCACCTTATGCATTAGCATGGCAGGACCCCAAATACGGGTTTGGTTATGCTTCCAAAACAGGCTTATTGAAGGTAGTTAAGTTGTATCATCAACCTCACACTGCTAAAATTACTACACAAGTTTTGACAGTATGTGATGAAGATAATAATAATTCTACTTGGGAGGTCATGGATACAGAATGCTCTGTTGAATTATCCTCCATACAAAGCGAGGCTGTAGCTTTGAATGGTGCATTACATTGGTTAGTAGCTGATAATAATCTTATACTAAGGTTTGATCTTGACGAGGAGAAGTTCAAGTTTATCCCTTCCCCATACACTATTAAAACTTGTGATGAGAACTCCAATAAGACTGTTTCTTATCTAGGCGTATTGAATGGGTTACTTTGTGTGGGTACCGCTTGCGGTTCAACCATCGACAAAGGGATGGAGATATGGGTGATGAAGGACTACGGCATTGACAAGTCTTGGACTTGTTTTACACTTATAGATTACTTTGATATTAATACAGAACGTTTCTTGTTGATCCCGGACCTTAAAAATGGCAAGGTATTGATATTATTCAACACATTATTGTCCCATCATGGAGATGTAAGGGAGTTCTATCTTGATGTTTATGATCCAAAACAAACAAAGAGGGATCAAAGGGTACCCTTATTGGAAGGGATGGATGCAGAATCGAGAGCAAGGATGAGACTTCATCATTTTGTGCCAAGCTTAAGCTTTTTGTCATTGTAATTAACAACCTACTTTTAACTTTGATTATCTCACCAATTTCATTAcctattataataatataactCTAATATTATACTATAGAATTAATTCTAATTCTATCTCAATATGTACCTATACAGATTTTtagaaataatttttaatagAAAGAACAACGAATTGCTAGTTCCATGTTAGAACAAAGGATGCCCTTATTGGATTGGATAGATGCAGAAGATATCAGAAATAGGAGGATAATAATGGTACATCATATTGTGCCTAGCTAGCATCTTGTAAATGTGATCACTTTGGTTTTTTATAcatatttgtttattctttataCTTTCTTCAAGTTATACACTATTTCATTGTTATTTATACTGGTTCAAGTTCGGATCATTACAAATAGGGATGCTAATGAGCCGAGTCGAGCTCGAGTTTGGCTAAGCTCGACTCGAACTCGAAAACTCATAGTCAAACTCGACTCGACTCGAAAACTTGCGAGcctaaaattttcaaactcgACTCGAACTCGAAAACTAAACCCGAGCTCGAAATCGGCTCGAAATCAGCTCGAAAACTCAAAGCCGAGCTCCAAAACTAAACTCAAGCTCGAACTCGGCTTGAACTCGACTCGAACTCGGCTCGAAAACACAAGCACTCGAGCTAAAACTCAACTCGTAATCGATTTGAAAACCCAAAATTGAGCTTAAATTCGACTTAAATCAAATTTAAATCTTATAAAAAGTAAGTTTATACACCAAATCAATATATCCATTAGCCCAAATGAAAGCCCAATGGAAATGATTTGTACACTTTCATACTCAAAGAGTAATACTTATAACCCTTTTCCCCTTTCCTCCCTCACTTATTtaccaatgtgggacaaagTTAATATAACATTTTCTTCTTTCCTCCCTCACTTATTTACCCATGTGGGACAAAatgaatatatttatttccttctttcctcccttATTTATGTACCAACGTTGGAGTAACGATAGAAGACATTTTGACTGCCAAATAGTGTAATCCATATGGAcgaattagattttttttttttttttgtccttaaTAACTTATTCATCCATtttaggaagaaaaaaaatatttttataaaagaattaaaaaacataaaatgatgaataaaaatgataaaataaaacatttatatttttataacagtttttattatgtatatataattCGAGCTTCTCGAGCTTTTCGAGTCGAGTATCAAGTTGCTCGACTCGACTCGTTAAATTTTCGAGTCGATCTCGAGCTCGAGTCGAGCTGATTCGAATCGAGTTTTgaccgagctttgaccgagtCGGGTTCGAGTAGCTCGCGAGTTCGGGGAGCTCATAAGCACCCCTAGTTACAAACAATCAAttacaactaaaataagttaattCTTACACGATACAAGTGAAGATCAAGTTAACATAATTGTTGAGCcaatatggttttgatgatgacaaactaaCGTAATCAACTAACGTGGTTTTCAAGTTGTATGTGTGCAAGGATCATTAATGAATAGTTGTGCCCAAGTCATCAATAATAAAGCTTACTGGAAGTTGATGATTGTGAGATGCTTATAACAAAGAAGCATAAAATCCAGAGCTGGAATTGCAGAGCAGTTCCTAAGGATAAACTCTAGA
This Spinacia oleracea cultivar Varoflay chromosome 6, BTI_SOV_V1, whole genome shotgun sequence DNA region includes the following protein-coding sequences:
- the LOC110776373 gene encoding F-box protein At3g07870-like; amino-acid sequence: MAVRVLNKRRKISRKSVQQLPAEILVQIASKLPVTSILQCFQRNKDGFNNIISDPLFPLLFHNDYTSSQNTSIFAYDACTNTSTLIDYDHYNHHLTEFRINDFDYVYRLEKNTSRTILSNCNVVGNSCNGWLLVCLLLNYQNSVSASLRLVNPITRSCVLLPEAPYALAWQDPKYGFGYASKTGLLKVVKLYHQPHTAKITTQVLTVCDEDNNNSTWEVMDTECSVELSSIQSEAVALNGALHWLVADNNLILRFDLDEEKFKFIPSPYTIKTCDENSNKTVSYLGVLNGLLCVGTACGSTIDKGMEIWVMKDYGIDKSWTCFTLIDYFDINTERFLLIPDLKNGKVLILFNTLLSHHGDVREFYLDVYDPKQTKRDQRVPLLEGMDAESRARMRLHHFVPSLSFLSL